The following proteins come from a genomic window of Oricola thermophila:
- a CDS encoding CpaD family pilus assembly protein, translating into MRSRAIVKSAGLLLVAVAFAGCARTDREHIEVGGIPLDYRARHPIVLDEQEKTIDIPIASGARELNSAVRSNIRGFASGFAEAGTGSLFVILPSGSPNAHAVGAVKEQIIESLVAGGAPRNRLILQHYDASAHGSAAAVRLSYNTVSASAGPCGNWPDDLADTKYNRNYYDYGCSSQANLAAIIANPVDLMGPRQSSSIDATQRAAVIEDYQSGPRGAASEVRY; encoded by the coding sequence ATGCGTTCGAGAGCAATTGTCAAATCCGCGGGCCTGCTTCTTGTGGCAGTCGCCTTCGCCGGTTGCGCGAGGACGGACCGCGAGCATATCGAGGTTGGCGGCATCCCGCTTGACTACCGTGCGCGCCATCCCATCGTGCTGGACGAGCAGGAAAAGACGATCGACATTCCGATAGCGTCGGGCGCGCGGGAGCTCAACAGCGCGGTCCGCAGCAACATCCGCGGCTTCGCATCCGGATTTGCCGAGGCCGGCACGGGGTCGCTGTTCGTGATACTGCCTTCCGGATCGCCGAACGCCCATGCGGTCGGTGCCGTCAAGGAACAGATCATTGAGAGCCTGGTTGCTGGCGGAGCGCCGCGCAACCGGCTGATCCTCCAGCATTATGATGCCAGCGCGCATGGATCCGCGGCCGCTGTACGGCTTTCCTACAACACGGTCAGCGCTTCGGCAGGCCCCTGCGGCAACTGGCCCGACGACCTGGCCGATACGAAGTACAACAGGAACTACTACGACTACGGCTGCTCGTCCCAGGCCAATCTGGCGGCAATCATCGCCAATCCTGTTGACCTGATGGGCCCCCGTCAGTCGAGTTCCATCGACGCGACCCAGCGCGCCGCGGTGATCGAGGACTACCAGTCCGGACCGCGCGGCGCCGCGTCCGAAGTCAGGTATTAG
- a CDS encoding type II and III secretion system protein family protein: MTIKQLKSAILSVAVGATLAAASPLIAPSAFGAVAEPGNIIKVGRSTEGSERVTLGLDKSIVLDLPVDAHDILVANPEVADAVTRTARRIYLFGKQVGETNIFIFDKSGRQVVSLDLRIERDVSGLDRYLARFIPDSDIKTEIINDNIVLTGTVQTPQDAAKASQIAEIFLKGGDATQNGFSWFFQTGNSQIVNMLDIVGGDQVTLKVTVAEVQRSVMKQLGLNLVGSHRPAGDGISFAAISEGIAGALGKPLAPSGLGLAASVSGLSLEAYFRAMEEAGVMRTLATPTLTAVSGETAVFKVGGDYNIIKGSTVDEDNGTTYSIETVEYGIGLEFTPVVLAPGRISLKIRTSVSEPTVEGTVPLSIGASNGASTNVLSIRRRLADTTVELPSGGAMMIAGLIRDDVRQVVSGFPGLQKLPVIGSLFRSRDYIRNESELVITVTPYLVRPTAPNKLALPTDNLAPPSDRTTYLLGRVNRIYGTAKKKLPDGRYHGAVGFIYK; the protein is encoded by the coding sequence ATGACCATCAAGCAACTGAAATCGGCCATACTGTCGGTGGCGGTTGGCGCCACCCTGGCAGCCGCCTCCCCGCTCATTGCGCCGTCCGCTTTCGGCGCGGTCGCCGAGCCGGGCAACATCATCAAGGTCGGGCGTTCGACCGAAGGATCGGAACGTGTGACGCTCGGCCTCGACAAGTCGATCGTCCTCGACCTGCCGGTCGACGCGCACGATATTCTCGTCGCCAATCCGGAGGTCGCCGATGCCGTGACCCGGACCGCGCGGCGGATATATCTCTTCGGCAAGCAGGTCGGCGAGACCAACATCTTCATCTTCGACAAGTCGGGCCGGCAGGTCGTCAGCCTCGATCTGCGTATCGAACGCGATGTTTCAGGGCTGGATCGCTATCTCGCCCGCTTCATCCCCGATTCCGACATCAAGACGGAAATCATCAACGACAACATTGTCCTGACTGGCACCGTGCAGACGCCGCAGGATGCGGCCAAGGCCAGCCAGATCGCCGAGATATTCCTCAAGGGCGGTGATGCCACCCAGAACGGCTTCTCGTGGTTCTTCCAGACCGGCAACAGCCAGATCGTGAACATGCTCGATATCGTTGGCGGCGACCAGGTGACGCTCAAGGTCACGGTTGCCGAGGTTCAGCGCTCGGTCATGAAGCAGCTCGGCCTCAATCTGGTCGGAAGCCATAGGCCGGCTGGGGACGGCATTTCCTTTGCCGCGATTTCCGAGGGGATTGCCGGCGCGCTCGGCAAGCCGCTTGCGCCTTCGGGACTCGGCCTTGCCGCCTCGGTCAGCGGCCTCTCGCTGGAGGCCTACTTCCGCGCGATGGAGGAGGCCGGCGTGATGCGCACGCTCGCCACGCCGACGCTCACAGCGGTTTCCGGCGAGACGGCAGTGTTCAAGGTCGGCGGCGACTACAACATCATCAAGGGCTCAACCGTCGATGAAGACAATGGCACGACCTATTCCATCGAGACGGTGGAATACGGCATCGGTCTGGAATTCACGCCGGTGGTGCTCGCGCCCGGCCGTATCAGCCTGAAGATACGCACCTCGGTGTCCGAGCCGACAGTCGAGGGCACCGTACCGCTGTCGATCGGCGCATCCAACGGTGCCTCGACGAATGTCCTTTCCATCCGCCGGCGCCTTGCCGACACGACTGTCGAGCTGCCGTCCGGGGGTGCGATGATGATTGCCGGCCTGATCCGCGACGATGTCCGCCAGGTGGTCAGCGGCTTCCCGGGACTGCAGAAGCTTCCGGTGATCGGTTCCCTGTTCCGCAGCCGGGACTACATCCGCAACGAATCCGAACTTGTCATTACCGTGACGCCCTATCTCGTGCGGCCGACCGCGCCCAACAAGCTGGCGCTGCCGACCGACAATCTCGCGCCGCCGAGCGATCGCACGACCTATCTTCTCGGTCGCGTGAACCGCATCTACGGCACGGCGAAGAAGAAGCTTCCCGATGGCCGCTATCATGGCGCGGTCGGGTTCATATACAAATAG
- a CDS encoding leucyl aminopeptidase family protein, protein MNLNDVLAPTTRRTRTARPVWMIRSDSPADIAALAPAASRWIEETGFKAGAGEVLLVPGDEPGTVAGAVLGLGEADDPFAAGALARKLPAGDWYFEDGGEIDLRLASLGFLMGAYRFSRYRKPASPAPRLVLDRNLDRGEIGAVAEAVWLARDLVNTPANDLGPDGIEAAARAVAKGRKMTVRVTRGNELLKQNLPLIHAVGRASAQAPRLIDLRWGKRGSPRLTLVGKGVAFDTGGLDIKPPSGMRNMKKDMGGAANVLALAGLIVDMKLDVRLRVLIPAVENAIAGNAFRPGDIFPSRKGLTVEIGNTDAEGRLVLADALTLADEEKPDLLIDMATLTGAARVALGPDVPPFYTTDDTFADAVAAASLLEHDPLWRMPLWAPYAKGLNSQVADLCNVTTDGMAGSVTAALFLKRFVTEAKSWAHFDIFAWSLNAKAHAPVGGEAQGIRALLMALKQRYGVAD, encoded by the coding sequence ATGAATCTGAATGATGTCTTGGCTCCGACGACCCGCCGCACCAGGACGGCGCGGCCGGTCTGGATGATCCGTTCCGACAGCCCGGCGGACATTGCCGCTCTGGCCCCGGCTGCTTCCAGGTGGATAGAGGAAACGGGCTTCAAGGCGGGCGCCGGGGAGGTGTTGCTGGTCCCGGGCGACGAACCGGGTACTGTCGCCGGCGCAGTGCTCGGATTGGGCGAAGCCGACGATCCCTTCGCCGCCGGTGCCTTGGCGAGGAAGCTGCCGGCGGGAGACTGGTATTTCGAGGATGGCGGCGAGATCGACCTGCGCCTTGCCAGCCTCGGGTTCCTCATGGGAGCCTATCGCTTTTCGCGTTATCGCAAGCCCGCGTCCCCTGCGCCGCGCCTGGTCCTCGACCGGAACCTGGACCGCGGTGAAATCGGCGCTGTCGCCGAGGCCGTGTGGCTGGCGCGCGACCTTGTCAACACGCCGGCAAACGATCTCGGCCCCGACGGCATCGAGGCGGCGGCGCGCGCTGTCGCGAAGGGACGCAAGATGACCGTCCGGGTAACCAGGGGCAACGAGCTGCTGAAGCAGAACCTCCCGCTGATCCACGCGGTCGGTCGCGCTTCGGCCCAGGCGCCCCGCCTGATCGACCTTCGCTGGGGCAAGCGCGGTTCGCCGCGCCTGACGCTGGTGGGCAAGGGCGTCGCATTCGACACCGGCGGACTCGACATCAAGCCGCCATCCGGCATGCGCAACATGAAGAAGGACATGGGCGGCGCGGCCAACGTGCTGGCGTTGGCCGGGCTGATTGTGGACATGAAGCTGGACGTGCGCCTGCGCGTCCTGATACCGGCCGTCGAGAATGCCATCGCGGGCAATGCCTTCCGCCCTGGCGACATCTTTCCCAGCCGCAAGGGGCTTACCGTCGAGATCGGCAACACTGATGCGGAGGGACGGCTGGTTCTTGCCGACGCGCTGACGTTGGCGGATGAGGAGAAGCCAGACCTGCTGATCGACATGGCCACGCTGACGGGTGCCGCCCGGGTCGCGCTCGGCCCGGACGTGCCGCCATTCTACACCACCGACGATACCTTTGCCGATGCGGTCGCCGCCGCCTCGCTGCTGGAGCACGATCCGCTCTGGCGCATGCCCCTGTGGGCACCCTACGCGAAGGGCCTCAACTCGCAGGTTGCCGATCTCTGCAACGTCACCACCGACGGCATGGCCGGATCGGTGACTGCGGCGCTGTTCCTGAAACGCTTCGTCACCGAGGCCAAGAGCTGGGCGCATTTCGATATTTTCGCCTGGAGCCTGAACGCAAAGGCACACGCGCCCGTGGGCGGCGAGGCACAGGGCATCCGTGCGTTGCTGATGGCCCTCAAACAGCGTTACGGCGTGGCCGACTAG
- a CDS encoding C40 family peptidase: MTLDPRLHAYRPDLADRVLEGRVLAERFVDARPAVIAVPVADLHGAPSREAGIDTQFLLGEPVRVFEVAKGWAWVQGVRDGYVGYVPGSALSFDTEPAPTHRVTALRTWLFPEPELKKPPLAALSIGAQVAIAGEEVHRGTRYAMLADGTALPAVHVAPVGKHAPDFVAVAERFLETPYLWGGASGFGVDCSGLVQLSMRMAGTEVPRDTDMQEASIGEAVEVGVGRSGLRRGDLVFWKGHVGIMVDDTRLLHANGSTMSVALEPLADAIARIEPHYGQPTSFRRP; the protein is encoded by the coding sequence GTGACGCTCGATCCCCGGCTGCACGCCTATCGTCCCGATCTGGCAGACAGGGTGTTGGAAGGCCGGGTTCTTGCGGAGCGGTTCGTCGATGCCCGCCCGGCCGTCATTGCGGTGCCGGTTGCGGATCTGCACGGCGCGCCGTCCCGGGAGGCCGGCATCGACACGCAGTTCCTGCTGGGCGAACCGGTGCGCGTCTTCGAGGTGGCAAAGGGCTGGGCGTGGGTGCAGGGCGTGCGCGACGGCTATGTCGGATACGTTCCGGGCAGTGCGTTGTCATTCGATACCGAGCCTGCGCCAACGCATCGTGTAACCGCGCTCCGCACCTGGCTTTTTCCGGAACCGGAACTGAAGAAGCCGCCGCTTGCCGCGCTCTCCATCGGTGCGCAAGTCGCCATCGCGGGTGAGGAGGTGCATCGGGGCACGCGTTACGCGATGCTGGCCGACGGTACGGCGCTGCCGGCCGTTCATGTCGCGCCGGTCGGAAAACACGCGCCCGATTTCGTTGCGGTCGCCGAACGGTTCCTCGAAACGCCCTATTTGTGGGGCGGCGCGTCCGGTTTCGGCGTCGATTGCTCCGGTCTCGTCCAGCTGTCCATGCGCATGGCGGGAACGGAAGTGCCGCGCGACACCGACATGCAGGAGGCGAGCATCGGCGAGGCCGTCGAGGTCGGGGTCGGCCGTTCAGGGCTGCGCCGCGGCGACCTGGTGTTCTGGAAGGGGCATGTCGGCATCATGGTCGACGACACACGCCTGTTGCACGCCAATGGCAGCACGATGAGCGTGGCGCTCGAACCGCTTGCCGATGCGATCGCCCGCATCGAGCCGCACTACGGTCAGCCCACCTCGTTCAGGCGGCCCTAG
- a CDS encoding CpaF family protein, which yields MFGKKGTGSKPGGSFGGASPSPAPRDVAPAPAAPPPAAPPADVMPAPAAPAPESRPQAAAAPMQQPAAAPRDLPDEKPRARTQRNDVYYDTKMQVFSALIETIDLSQLAKLDADSAREEIRDIVNDIIAIKNFAMSIAEQEELLEDICNDVLGYGPLEPLLARDDIADIMINGADRAYIEVNGKVQEADVRFRDNQQLLNICQRIVSQVGRRVDESSPICDARLPDGSRVNVIAPPLAIDGTALTIRKFKKDKLTLDQLVSFGSISPEGATLLEIIGRVRCNVVISGGTGSGKTTLLNCLTRYIDEDERIITCEDSAELQLQQPHVVRLETRPPNLEGEGEITMRDLVKNCLRMRPERIIVGEVRGPEVFDLLQAMNTGHDGSMGTIHANTPRECLSRMESMIAMGGFTLPQKTVREIIVGSVDVIIQAARLRDGSRRITHVTEVIGMEGDVIITQDLVVYDIEGEDADGKIIGKHRSTGVGRPAMWDRARYYNEEQRLAAALDAMEVAAA from the coding sequence ATGTTCGGAAAAAAGGGAACGGGTAGCAAGCCAGGTGGCTCCTTCGGGGGTGCGTCGCCTTCTCCGGCTCCGCGGGATGTAGCGCCCGCGCCGGCTGCGCCGCCGCCCGCCGCGCCGCCGGCTGATGTCATGCCGGCGCCGGCCGCGCCGGCACCGGAAAGTCGTCCGCAAGCCGCGGCCGCGCCGATGCAGCAGCCCGCGGCGGCGCCCCGCGATCTGCCGGATGAAAAGCCGCGCGCCCGGACGCAGCGCAACGACGTCTACTACGACACCAAGATGCAGGTGTTTTCGGCGCTGATCGAGACGATCGACCTGTCGCAGCTGGCCAAGCTCGATGCCGATTCGGCACGCGAGGAAATCCGCGACATCGTCAACGACATCATCGCCATCAAGAATTTCGCCATGTCGATCGCCGAGCAGGAGGAGTTGCTCGAGGACATCTGCAACGACGTCCTGGGTTACGGCCCGCTCGAGCCGCTCCTTGCGCGCGACGACATCGCCGACATCATGATCAACGGTGCCGATAGGGCCTATATCGAAGTCAACGGCAAGGTGCAGGAAGCCGATGTGCGCTTCCGTGACAACCAGCAGCTGTTGAACATCTGCCAGCGCATCGTCAGCCAGGTCGGCCGCCGCGTCGATGAATCGAGCCCGATCTGTGACGCGCGTCTTCCGGACGGCTCCCGCGTCAACGTCATTGCGCCGCCACTTGCCATCGATGGAACGGCGCTGACAATTCGTAAGTTCAAGAAGGACAAGCTGACCCTCGATCAGCTGGTCAGCTTCGGATCGATCTCGCCCGAGGGGGCGACGCTTCTGGAAATTATCGGTCGCGTGCGCTGCAACGTCGTCATTTCCGGCGGCACGGGCTCCGGCAAGACGACGCTTCTCAACTGTTTGACACGCTATATCGACGAGGACGAGCGCATCATCACCTGCGAGGACTCGGCGGAACTTCAGCTTCAGCAGCCCCACGTGGTGCGGCTCGAAACGCGCCCGCCGAACCTGGAGGGCGAGGGCGAAATCACCATGCGTGATCTCGTCAAGAACTGCCTGCGCATGCGTCCGGAACGCATCATCGTCGGCGAGGTGCGCGGTCCGGAGGTCTTCGACCTTCTCCAGGCCATGAACACGGGCCATGACGGCTCGATGGGCACCATCCACGCCAACACCCCGCGCGAATGCCTCAGCCGAATGGAATCGATGATCGCGATGGGCGGCTTCACGCTGCCACAGAAGACCGTGCGCGAGATCATCGTGGGCTCGGTGGACGTCATCATCCAGGCGGCGCGCCTTCGCGACGGTTCGCGTCGCATCACCCACGTCACGGAGGTGATCGGCATGGAAGGTGATGTCATCATCACCCAGGATCTGGTCGTCTACGACATCGAGGGCGAGGATGCCGACGGCAAGATCATCGGCAAGCATCGGTCCACGGGTGTGGGCCGGCCGGCGATGTGGGACCGTGCCCGCTATTACAACGAGGAACAGCGCCTCGCCGCGGCACTCGATGCAATGGAGGTTGCAGCCGCGTGA
- a CDS encoding type II secretion system F family protein has protein sequence MFGLPASVVAFVVLAGLGVGGVLYALFFTTIENEQKVNRRLSSIKAQSTDSASRRAAHERASEGAKRKKQIADSLAELDERNKDRARDATHPSLKKMLVQAGLKIDVRTFYIYSAVCGALLTVVAFLSGVPSLYLIGVLFVGIFGLPRWTVAIIRKRRMKAFLNEFPNAIDVIVRAIKSGLPLNDGLRLIASEAREPVKGEFRRIIEAQQLGLSTPEACGRMYQSMPLPEANFFAIVIQIQAKAGGNLAEALGNLSSVLRERKKMKAKVAAMSMEAKASAAIIASLPFVVTVLVYLTSPAYITLLFTTNTGFLILGVSAVWMSIGVFVMRQMINFEV, from the coding sequence ATATTCGGTCTGCCAGCGTCTGTTGTCGCTTTTGTCGTTCTCGCCGGTCTCGGTGTGGGCGGCGTCCTCTATGCCTTGTTCTTCACCACCATCGAGAACGAGCAGAAGGTGAACCGCCGCCTGTCAAGCATCAAGGCGCAGTCCACCGACAGCGCGTCGCGCCGCGCCGCGCATGAGCGCGCCTCCGAGGGGGCCAAGCGCAAGAAGCAGATCGCGGATTCACTGGCCGAGCTCGATGAGCGCAACAAGGATCGCGCCAGGGATGCCACGCATCCGTCCCTGAAGAAGATGCTCGTTCAGGCGGGGCTGAAGATCGATGTTCGCACATTCTACATCTATTCGGCGGTCTGCGGGGCGCTGCTCACTGTCGTGGCATTCCTGTCCGGCGTGCCGTCGCTCTACCTGATCGGGGTGCTTTTCGTGGGCATTTTCGGCCTGCCCCGCTGGACTGTCGCCATTATCCGGAAGCGTCGCATGAAGGCGTTCCTGAACGAGTTTCCCAATGCGATCGACGTGATCGTGCGCGCCATCAAGTCGGGCCTTCCGCTGAATGACGGTCTGCGCCTGATCGCCTCGGAGGCGCGCGAGCCGGTCAAGGGCGAGTTCCGTCGCATCATTGAGGCGCAGCAGCTCGGTCTTTCGACGCCCGAGGCCTGCGGCCGCATGTACCAGTCGATGCCGCTTCCGGAAGCAAATTTCTTCGCCATCGTCATCCAGATCCAGGCGAAGGCCGGCGGCAACCTTGCGGAGGCGCTCGGCAACCTTTCGAGTGTCCTGCGCGAGCGCAAGAAGATGAAAGCGAAAGTCGCGGCCATGTCCATGGAAGCCAAGGCCTCCGCCGCGATCATCGCGTCGCTGCCCTTTGTCGTTACCGTTCTCGTCTACCTGACGAGCCCCGCTTACATCACCCTTCTGTTCACCACGAACACCGGCTTTCTCATCCTTGGCGTTTCGGCCGTGTGGATGTCGATCGGTGTCTTCGTGATGCGGCAGATGATCAACTTCGAGGTCTAG
- a CDS encoding type II secretion system F family protein: MTDDIVNLLTSQQFVFAILVSVSVFATLFTVLAPMLGGNELKSRMKTVATERDEIRARERARLAAEKQQNRNSLRMEAKEGGVRRIVERLDLKTALADQSTIDKMRAAGFRGQQPLNVFLFLRLVLPLVFFVAALAYVFGLHALAEQPTAIRILACVGFAYVGFYAPNIYVSNKATKRKQSIQKAWPDALDLMLICVESGMSVEAAFRKVSEEIGTQSVPLAEELVLVGAELSFLQERRMAYENMANRTGLESVKSVAQALVQAERYGTPVGQALRVLAAESRDQRMNEAEKKAAALPPKLTVPMILFFLPVLFGVILGPAGIQVSQRGGIF; encoded by the coding sequence ATGACCGACGATATCGTGAACCTGCTGACCTCTCAGCAGTTCGTCTTTGCGATCCTGGTGTCGGTGAGCGTGTTTGCCACGCTGTTCACCGTTCTGGCGCCAATGCTTGGCGGCAATGAACTCAAGAGCCGCATGAAGACGGTAGCCACCGAGCGCGACGAGATCCGCGCCCGCGAGCGCGCACGCCTTGCCGCCGAGAAGCAACAGAACCGCAATTCGTTGCGCATGGAGGCCAAGGAAGGTGGTGTGCGTCGCATCGTGGAGCGCCTCGACCTGAAGACGGCGCTCGCCGACCAGTCCACGATTGACAAGATGCGCGCGGCCGGCTTTCGCGGCCAGCAGCCGCTGAACGTGTTCCTGTTCCTGCGTCTCGTGCTGCCGCTGGTCTTCTTTGTCGCCGCCCTGGCCTATGTGTTCGGCTTGCATGCTCTTGCCGAGCAGCCGACGGCGATCAGGATCCTGGCCTGCGTGGGCTTTGCCTATGTCGGCTTCTACGCGCCGAACATCTACGTTTCCAACAAGGCCACGAAGCGCAAGCAGTCTATACAGAAGGCGTGGCCCGATGCGCTCGATCTCATGCTGATCTGCGTCGAGTCGGGCATGTCCGTCGAGGCGGCCTTTCGCAAGGTGTCGGAGGAGATTGGCACGCAATCCGTTCCGCTGGCCGAGGAGCTCGTTCTCGTCGGCGCCGAGCTCTCCTTCCTTCAGGAGCGCCGCATGGCCTACGAGAACATGGCCAACCGCACCGGGCTGGAAAGCGTCAAGTCGGTGGCCCAGGCGCTGGTACAGGCCGAGCGTTACGGTACACCGGTCGGCCAGGCGCTGCGCGTGCTGGCTGCCGAGAGCCGAGACCAGCGCATGAACGAGGCCGAAAAGAAAGCAGCCGCCCTGCCGCCGAAACTGACCGTGCCGATGATCCTGTTCTTCCTGCCGGTCCTGTTTGGCGTCATCCTCGGCCCTGCCGGCATCCAGGTATCCCAGCGCGGCGGCATCTTCTAG
- a CDS encoding MarR family transcriptional regulator: MSIRLRPSQALALWHQVALSEVRDDEPDLTLRQMAVLLSIYLEPPPHTVRGLAAKLNVTKPVITRALDSMGARRLVTRHRDPNDRRNVVISRTVEGSLYLERFADVIIAKARELPL, from the coding sequence ATGTCCATTCGCTTGAGGCCGAGTCAGGCGCTGGCCCTTTGGCACCAGGTTGCCCTATCGGAGGTGCGCGACGACGAGCCGGATCTGACGCTTCGTCAGATGGCGGTGCTGTTGTCCATCTATCTGGAGCCGCCGCCGCATACCGTGCGCGGTCTCGCCGCAAAGCTGAACGTCACCAAGCCGGTGATCACCCGTGCGCTCGATTCCATGGGCGCGCGCCGCCTTGTCACCCGGCATCGTGATCCGAACGACAGGCGCAATGTCGTCATATCGCGCACGGTGGAAGGCTCGCTCTATCTTGAGCGTTTCGCGGACGTGATTATCGCCAAGGCAAGGGAACTGCCGCTGTGA
- a CDS encoding tetratricopeptide repeat protein, whose protein sequence is MRRIANGARPASSPQRQEARPFLRAMVILLAASTATACADRSITTGSISPAASHKAVEQMTATELEQALASYSKSYERNPKDKNVAMTFASILRMNNRNEQALAVMRKAAIDHPDDKQVLAAYGKALASVGEFTQALDAIQRAQDPTRPDWRLLSAEGAIYDQTGRSGQARRIYEKALTLQPGEPTILSNLGMSYLLEGDLARAENYLREAAQSPTADSRVRQNLALVVGLQGRFEEAEQIAQRELSPQQAQANVDYLRKMLSQQNAWNMIQQEDEKKTAQQ, encoded by the coding sequence ATGAGGCGAATCGCCAACGGTGCCCGTCCGGCATCCTCCCCACAGAGGCAAGAAGCCCGCCCGTTCCTTCGCGCCATGGTCATACTGCTCGCGGCCTCGACCGCGACGGCCTGCGCCGACCGGTCGATCACGACCGGATCGATCAGCCCGGCCGCGTCGCACAAGGCGGTCGAACAGATGACGGCGACGGAACTGGAGCAGGCGCTCGCCTCCTATTCGAAATCATACGAGCGCAATCCCAAGGACAAGAATGTCGCCATGACATTCGCCTCGATCCTGCGGATGAACAACCGGAACGAGCAGGCGCTCGCGGTAATGCGCAAGGCCGCCATCGACCATCCCGACGACAAGCAGGTGCTCGCCGCATACGGCAAGGCACTTGCCAGCGTCGGCGAATTCACACAGGCGCTCGATGCCATTCAGCGCGCGCAGGATCCGACCCGTCCGGACTGGCGGTTGCTGTCGGCCGAAGGCGCCATCTACGACCAGACCGGACGTTCGGGCCAGGCACGCCGCATATACGAGAAGGCGCTGACGCTGCAGCCGGGCGAACCGACCATCCTGTCCAACCTGGGCATGAGCTACCTGCTCGAGGGCGATCTTGCCCGGGCGGAAAACTACCTGCGCGAGGCGGCACAGAGCCCGACCGCAGACAGCCGCGTGCGCCAGAACCTCGCTCTCGTCGTCGGCCTGCAGGGCCGCTTCGAAGAGGCGGAGCAGATCGCACAACGCGAACTTTCGCCGCAACAGGCACAGGCCAATGTCGACTACCTGCGGAAGATGCTGTCGCAGCAGAATGCCTGGAACATGATCCAGCAGGAAGACGAGAAGAAGACCGCACAGCAATAA
- a CDS encoding AAA family ATPase: protein MSDVAYNEDFEERPAAEPGEVAALAEVRPVPRISIQAFCETEGVAAPIGRMAEDRRMAKAQTRVYMGGIPAAVEFYQSAPTPNLVILESSAPTDELFRTLNELAEVCDPSTKVVIVGHNNDVALYRELIKSGISEYMVAPVTIADIMNVVSTLFVDPEAEPLGRSVAFIGAKGGVGSSTIAHNVSWSISTLFQSEVVIADMDLPFGTANINFDQDPAQGIAEAVFSSDRIDEVYLDRLLADCAEHLSLLAAPSMLDKVYDFSPDAFSQLIEVAQRTSPYVILDVPHVWNGWTQRTLEQADEVVIVATPELANLRNAKNLIDTLRKLRPNDFAPRLVLNQVGMPKRPEIDPDDFAEPLELDPVAVIPFDAQLFGTAANNGRMLAETDAANPIVASLSNIAHLVTGRGVIKEKQKSGLKGILEKLKKK from the coding sequence ATGTCAGACGTTGCCTACAACGAAGACTTCGAGGAAAGGCCGGCAGCCGAACCGGGCGAGGTCGCCGCGCTTGCCGAGGTGCGCCCGGTCCCGCGAATCTCGATCCAGGCTTTCTGCGAGACCGAGGGCGTGGCTGCGCCGATCGGGCGGATGGCCGAGGATCGCCGGATGGCCAAGGCCCAGACCCGTGTTTACATGGGCGGTATCCCGGCTGCGGTTGAATTCTATCAGAGCGCCCCGACGCCGAACCTGGTGATTCTGGAATCCTCGGCGCCGACCGACGAATTGTTCAGGACGTTGAACGAACTGGCCGAGGTCTGCGATCCCAGCACCAAGGTCGTGATAGTCGGCCACAACAATGATGTCGCGCTCTACCGCGAGCTGATCAAGAGCGGCATATCGGAATACATGGTGGCGCCGGTCACCATCGCGGACATCATGAATGTCGTGTCGACCCTGTTCGTCGATCCCGAGGCCGAGCCGCTTGGCCGTTCCGTCGCCTTTATCGGCGCAAAGGGCGGTGTCGGCTCCTCGACCATCGCGCACAACGTTTCCTGGTCCATCTCGACGCTGTTCCAGTCCGAGGTGGTGATTGCCGACATGGATCTGCCCTTTGGCACGGCGAACATCAATTTCGACCAGGATCCGGCGCAGGGCATCGCCGAGGCCGTGTTCTCGTCCGATCGTATCGACGAGGTCTATCTCGACCGGTTGCTGGCGGATTGCGCGGAGCATCTGTCGCTTCTGGCCGCGCCCTCCATGCTGGACAAGGTCTATGACTTTAGCCCGGATGCATTCAGCCAGCTGATCGAGGTTGCGCAGCGGACATCGCCATATGTCATCCTCGACGTTCCGCATGTGTGGAACGGCTGGACGCAACGCACGCTGGAGCAGGCGGATGAGGTGGTCATCGTGGCCACCCCGGAACTTGCCAACCTGCGAAACGCCAAGAATCTGATCGATACCTTGCGCAAGCTGCGCCCCAACGACTTCGCGCCCCGTCTGGTGCTGAACCAGGTCGGAATGCCGAAACGCCCGGAGATCGATCCGGACGATTTCGCGGAGCCGCTCGAACTCGATCCGGTCGCGGTGATTCCCTTTGATGCACAGCTGTTCGGTACCGCGGCCAACAATGGCCGCATGCTTGCCGAGACCGACGCCGCCAATCCGATCGTCGCCAGTCTGTCGAACATAGCGCATCTGGTTACCGGACGCGGGGTCATCAAGGAAAAGCAGAAATCCGGCCTGAAGGGGATTCTCGAAAAGCTCAAGAAGAAGTGA